From one Aquila chrysaetos chrysaetos chromosome 7, bAquChr1.4, whole genome shotgun sequence genomic stretch:
- the CLIC6 gene encoding chloride intracellular channel protein 6 isoform X4, whose amino-acid sequence MAESPGQPGAPPPEGSDVPREGGDEEGAAAGDPQPGVSPEGSAEPPDGSPAGEAPRLSGEGAAGQEPAEAAVAPEGSGGTGNGSPEGAAETPGGPGAGRQAPAGSEQRDPDGSGPRGEGLPGGEPVAAAAVVDAPEGSAPARADPEDAAVAPAGTEPEEAAPAGTEPEDAAMAPTGTEPEEAEAALAVPDCEEAVREAAPTETDPEEVVATAQAGTDPEEAAGTDPAGTDPEEAVREEAPSEPDHEEVVREEAPSGPDPEEAAREEAPVREEAPSGPDPKEAVREEAPVREEALSGPDPKEAAREEAPVREEALSGPDPKEAVREEAPVREEAPSGPDPEEAEREEALSGPDPEEEEAPSGPDLEDAVQEAATAATVPEEAAAAPAGVEVAPESRGEAEVALPAGEEADGGCRSPGGPDGEDGAERPGAERGAGAPAVAGAGPAAPEAGEGGAVAAGQRGGSPGPEGSEWDAAGPSLNGVRGRAEDEEDETGLPAALEEEEEDEEKQEHDISLFVKAGSDGESIGNCPFSQRLFMILWLKGVIFNVTTVDLKRKPADLQNLAPGTNPPFMTFDGEVKTDVNKIEEFLEEKLAPPRYPKLAPNHPESNSAGNDVFAKFSAFIKNPRKDANENLEKSLLKALRKLDSYLNSPLPDEIDAYSTEEITVSSRKFLDGDELTLADCNLLPKLHIIKVVAKKYRNFDFPPEMTGISRYLNNAYARDEFTNTCPADQEIEYAYLDVAKRMK is encoded by the exons ATGGCGGAGAGCCCGGGGCAGCCTGGCGCCCCGCCGCCGGAGGGGAGCGACGTCCCGCGCGAAGGAGGCGATGAGGaaggggcggcggcgggggaccCGCAGCCCGGGGTGTCCCCCGAGGGATCGGCGGAGCCCCCGGACGGGTCTCCCGCCGGGGAGGCGCCGCGACtgagcggggagggggcggctgGGCAGGAGCCGGCCGAGGCGGCGGTGGCCCCCGagggcagcggcgggacggggaACGGCTCCCCCGAGGGGGCGGCGGAGACCCCGGGTgggccgggcgcggggcggcaGGCTCCGGCGGGGTCTGAGCAGCGAGACCCCGACGGGAGCGGCCCGCGGGGCGAGGGTCTGCCAGGAGGGGAGCCGGTGGCGGCGGCCGCAGTGGTAGACGCGCCCGAGGGCTCCGCGCCGGCGAGGGCGGACCCCGAGGACGCGGCGGTGGCCCCGGCGGGGACGGAGCCCGAGGAGGCAGCCCCGGCGGGGACGGAGCCCGAGGACGCGGCCATGGCCCCTACGGGGACGGAGCCCGAAGAGGCGGAGGCGGCCCTGGCGGTGCCAGACTGTGAGGAGGCGGTGAGGGAGGCAGCCCCGACGGAGACAGACCCCGAGGAAGTGGTGGCGACAGCCCAGGCCGGGACAGACCCCGAAGAGGCAGCGGGGACAGACCCAGCGGGGACAGACCCCGAGGAGGCGGTGAGGGAGGAAGCCCCGTCGGAGCCAGACCACGAGGAGGTGGTGAGGGAGGAAGCCCCGTCGGGGCCAGACCCTGAAGAGGCTGCGAGGGAGGAAGCCCCTGTGAGGGAGGAAGCCCCATCGGGGCCAGACCCCAAAGAGGCTGTGAGGGAGGAAGCCCCTGTGAGGGAGGAAGCCCTGTCGGGGCCAGACCCCAAAGAGGCTGCGAGGGAGGAAGCCCCTGTGAGGGAGGAAGCCCTGTCGGGGCCAGACCCCAAAGAGGCTGTGAGGGAGGAAGCCCCTGTGAGGGAGGAAGCCCCGTCGGGGCCAGACCCCGAGGAGGCGGAGAGGGAGGAAGCCCTGTCGGGGCCCGACCCCGAAGA GGAGGAAGCCCCATCGGGGCCAGACCTCGAGGATGCGGTGCAGGAGGCAGCCACGGCAGCAACAGTCCCCGAGGAGGCGGCAGCGGCACCGGCGGGGGTCGAGGTGGCTCCCGAGAGCCGCGGGGAAGCGGAGGTGGCGTTGCCGGCCGGAGAGGAGGCTGACGGCGGATGCCGGTCGCCGGGCGGCCCCGACGGCGAGGACGGGGCAGAGAGGCCGGGGGCGGAGCGGGGAGCCGGTGCCCCGGCGGTGGCAGGAGCGGGGCCCGCGGCCCCGGAGGCAGGGGAAGGCGGCGCGGTGGCAGCGGGACAGCGCGGCGGGTCCCCGGGCCCCGAGGGCAGCGAGTGGGATGCGGCCGGTCCGAGCCTGAACGGCGTGCGGGGCCGGGCCGAGGACGAGGAGGACGAGACGGGCTTGCCGGCCGccctggaggaggaagaggaggatgaggagaagcaGGAACACGACATCTCCCTCTTCGTCAAG gcTGGCAGTGATGGGGAAAGTATTGGAAATTGCCCATTCTCTCAGCGTCTCTTTATGATTCTGTGGCTAAAAGGTGTCATATTTAATGTCACAACCGTGGATTTGAAAAG AAAGCCTGCTGACCTGCAGAACCTCGCCCCGGGAACAAACCCCCCCTTCATGACATTTGATGGTGAAGTGAAAACCGATGTCAATAAGATCGAGGAGTTCTTGGAAGAAAAGCTAGCTCCGCCTCG GTATCCCAAACTTGCACCAAACCACCCCGAGTCTAACTCTGCAGGAAATGATGTCTTTGCAAAATTTTCTGCGTTCATAAAGAACCCGAGAAAAGATGCTAACGAAA ATTTGGAAAAATCTTTGCTTAAAGCCCTGAGGAAGCTGGACAGCTATTTAAATAGCCCCTTGCCTGATGAAATTGATGCTTACAGCACTGAGGAGATCACTGTTTCCAGCCGGAAATTCCTGGATGGAGATGAGCTCACCTTAGCGGATTGCAACCTCCTACCAAAGCTCCATATAATCAAg gttgttgcaaaaaaatatagaaattttGATTTTCCACCTGAAATGACAGGGATTTCAAGATACTTGAACAATGCATATGCAAGAGATGAATTTACAAACACTTGTCCCGCTGATCAAGAAATTGAGTATGCGTATTTGGATGTTGCAAAGAGAATGAAGTAA
- the CLIC6 gene encoding chloride intracellular channel protein 6 isoform X6 has protein sequence MAESPGQPGAPPPEGSDVPREGGDEEGAAAGDPQPGVSPEGSAEPPDGSPAGEAPRLSGEGAAGQEPAEAAVAPEGSGGTGNGSPEGAAETPGGPGAGRQAPAGSEQRDPDGSGPRGEGLPGGEPVAAAAVVDAPEGSAPARADPEDAAVAPAGTEPEEAAPAGTEPEDAAMAPTGTEPEEAEAALAVPDCEEAVREAAPTETDPEEVVATAQAGTDPEEAAGTDPAGTDPEEAVREEAPSEPDHEEVVREEAPSGPDPEEAAREEAPVREEAPSGPDPKEAVREEAPVREEAPVREEAPSGPDPEEAEREEALSGPDPEESVREEAPVREEAPVREEAPSGPDLEDAVQEAATAATVPEEAAAAPAGVEVAPESRGEAEVALPAGEEADGGCRSPGGPDGEDGAERPGAERGAGAPAVAGAGPAAPEAGEGGAVAAGQRGGSPGPEGSEWDAAGPSLNGVRGRAEDEEDETGLPAALEEEEEDEEKQEHDISLFVKAGSDGESIGNCPFSQRLFMILWLKGVIFNVTTVDLKRKPADLQNLAPGTNPPFMTFDGEVKTDVNKIEEFLEEKLAPPRYPKLAPNHPESNSAGNDVFAKFSAFIKNPRKDANENLEKSLLKALRKLDSYLNSPLPDEIDAYSTEEITVSSRKFLDGDELTLADCNLLPKLHIIKVVAKKYRNFDFPPEMTGISRYLNNAYARDEFTNTCPADQEIEYAYLDVAKRMK, from the exons ATGGCGGAGAGCCCGGGGCAGCCTGGCGCCCCGCCGCCGGAGGGGAGCGACGTCCCGCGCGAAGGAGGCGATGAGGaaggggcggcggcgggggaccCGCAGCCCGGGGTGTCCCCCGAGGGATCGGCGGAGCCCCCGGACGGGTCTCCCGCCGGGGAGGCGCCGCGACtgagcggggagggggcggctgGGCAGGAGCCGGCCGAGGCGGCGGTGGCCCCCGagggcagcggcgggacggggaACGGCTCCCCCGAGGGGGCGGCGGAGACCCCGGGTgggccgggcgcggggcggcaGGCTCCGGCGGGGTCTGAGCAGCGAGACCCCGACGGGAGCGGCCCGCGGGGCGAGGGTCTGCCAGGAGGGGAGCCGGTGGCGGCGGCCGCAGTGGTAGACGCGCCCGAGGGCTCCGCGCCGGCGAGGGCGGACCCCGAGGACGCGGCGGTGGCCCCGGCGGGGACGGAGCCCGAGGAGGCAGCCCCGGCGGGGACGGAGCCCGAGGACGCGGCCATGGCCCCTACGGGGACGGAGCCCGAAGAGGCGGAGGCGGCCCTGGCGGTGCCAGACTGTGAGGAGGCGGTGAGGGAGGCAGCCCCGACGGAGACAGACCCCGAGGAAGTGGTGGCGACAGCCCAGGCCGGGACAGACCCCGAAGAGGCAGCGGGGACAGACCCAGCGGGGACAGACCCCGAGGAGGCGGTGAGGGAGGAAGCCCCGTCGGAGCCAGACCACGAGGAGGTGGTGAGGGAGGAAGCCCCGTCGGGGCCAGACCCTGAAGAGGCTGCGAGGGAGGAAGCCCCTGTGAGGGAGGAAGCCCCATCGGGGCCAGACCCCAAAGAGGCTGTGAGGGAGGAAGCCCCTGTGAG GGAGGAAGCCCCTGTGAGGGAGGAAGCCCCGTCGGGGCCAGACCCCGAGGAGGCGGAGAGGGAGGAAGCCCTGTCGGGGCCCGACCCCGAAGAGTCGGTGAGGGAGGAAGCCCCTGTGAG GGAGGAAGCCCCTGTGAGGGAGGAAGCCCCATCGGGGCCAGACCTCGAGGATGCGGTGCAGGAGGCAGCCACGGCAGCAACAGTCCCCGAGGAGGCGGCAGCGGCACCGGCGGGGGTCGAGGTGGCTCCCGAGAGCCGCGGGGAAGCGGAGGTGGCGTTGCCGGCCGGAGAGGAGGCTGACGGCGGATGCCGGTCGCCGGGCGGCCCCGACGGCGAGGACGGGGCAGAGAGGCCGGGGGCGGAGCGGGGAGCCGGTGCCCCGGCGGTGGCAGGAGCGGGGCCCGCGGCCCCGGAGGCAGGGGAAGGCGGCGCGGTGGCAGCGGGACAGCGCGGCGGGTCCCCGGGCCCCGAGGGCAGCGAGTGGGATGCGGCCGGTCCGAGCCTGAACGGCGTGCGGGGCCGGGCCGAGGACGAGGAGGACGAGACGGGCTTGCCGGCCGccctggaggaggaagaggaggatgaggagaagcaGGAACACGACATCTCCCTCTTCGTCAAG gcTGGCAGTGATGGGGAAAGTATTGGAAATTGCCCATTCTCTCAGCGTCTCTTTATGATTCTGTGGCTAAAAGGTGTCATATTTAATGTCACAACCGTGGATTTGAAAAG AAAGCCTGCTGACCTGCAGAACCTCGCCCCGGGAACAAACCCCCCCTTCATGACATTTGATGGTGAAGTGAAAACCGATGTCAATAAGATCGAGGAGTTCTTGGAAGAAAAGCTAGCTCCGCCTCG GTATCCCAAACTTGCACCAAACCACCCCGAGTCTAACTCTGCAGGAAATGATGTCTTTGCAAAATTTTCTGCGTTCATAAAGAACCCGAGAAAAGATGCTAACGAAA ATTTGGAAAAATCTTTGCTTAAAGCCCTGAGGAAGCTGGACAGCTATTTAAATAGCCCCTTGCCTGATGAAATTGATGCTTACAGCACTGAGGAGATCACTGTTTCCAGCCGGAAATTCCTGGATGGAGATGAGCTCACCTTAGCGGATTGCAACCTCCTACCAAAGCTCCATATAATCAAg gttgttgcaaaaaaatatagaaattttGATTTTCCACCTGAAATGACAGGGATTTCAAGATACTTGAACAATGCATATGCAAGAGATGAATTTACAAACACTTGTCCCGCTGATCAAGAAATTGAGTATGCGTATTTGGATGTTGCAAAGAGAATGAAGTAA
- the CLIC6 gene encoding chloride intracellular channel protein 6 isoform X2 produces MAESPGQPGAPPPEGSDVPREGGDEEGAAAGDPQPGVSPEGSAEPPDGSPAGEAPRLSGEGAAGQEPAEAAVAPEGSGGTGNGSPEGAAETPGGPGAGRQAPAGSEQRDPDGSGPRGEGLPGGEPVAAAAVVDAPEGSAPARADPEDAAVAPAGTEPEEAAPAGTEPEDAAMAPTGTEPEEAEAALAVPDCEEAVREAAPTETDPEEVVATAQAGTDPEEAAGTDPAGTDPEEAVREEAPSEPDHEEVVREEAPSGPDPEEAAREEAPVREEAPSGPDPKEAVREEAPVREEALSGPDPKEAAREEAPVREEALSGPDPKEAVREEAPVREEAPSGPDPEAVREEAPVREEAPSGPDPEEAAREEAPVREEAPSGPDLEDAVQEAATAATVPEEAAAAPAGVEVAPESRGEAEVALPAGEEADGGCRSPGGPDGEDGAERPGAERGAGAPAVAGAGPAAPEAGEGGAVAAGQRGGSPGPEGSEWDAAGPSLNGVRGRAEDEEDETGLPAALEEEEEDEEKQEHDISLFVKAGSDGESIGNCPFSQRLFMILWLKGVIFNVTTVDLKRKPADLQNLAPGTNPPFMTFDGEVKTDVNKIEEFLEEKLAPPRYPKLAPNHPESNSAGNDVFAKFSAFIKNPRKDANENLEKSLLKALRKLDSYLNSPLPDEIDAYSTEEITVSSRKFLDGDELTLADCNLLPKLHIIKVVAKKYRNFDFPPEMTGISRYLNNAYARDEFTNTCPADQEIEYAYLDVAKRMK; encoded by the exons ATGGCGGAGAGCCCGGGGCAGCCTGGCGCCCCGCCGCCGGAGGGGAGCGACGTCCCGCGCGAAGGAGGCGATGAGGaaggggcggcggcgggggaccCGCAGCCCGGGGTGTCCCCCGAGGGATCGGCGGAGCCCCCGGACGGGTCTCCCGCCGGGGAGGCGCCGCGACtgagcggggagggggcggctgGGCAGGAGCCGGCCGAGGCGGCGGTGGCCCCCGagggcagcggcgggacggggaACGGCTCCCCCGAGGGGGCGGCGGAGACCCCGGGTgggccgggcgcggggcggcaGGCTCCGGCGGGGTCTGAGCAGCGAGACCCCGACGGGAGCGGCCCGCGGGGCGAGGGTCTGCCAGGAGGGGAGCCGGTGGCGGCGGCCGCAGTGGTAGACGCGCCCGAGGGCTCCGCGCCGGCGAGGGCGGACCCCGAGGACGCGGCGGTGGCCCCGGCGGGGACGGAGCCCGAGGAGGCAGCCCCGGCGGGGACGGAGCCCGAGGACGCGGCCATGGCCCCTACGGGGACGGAGCCCGAAGAGGCGGAGGCGGCCCTGGCGGTGCCAGACTGTGAGGAGGCGGTGAGGGAGGCAGCCCCGACGGAGACAGACCCCGAGGAAGTGGTGGCGACAGCCCAGGCCGGGACAGACCCCGAAGAGGCAGCGGGGACAGACCCAGCGGGGACAGACCCCGAGGAGGCGGTGAGGGAGGAAGCCCCGTCGGAGCCAGACCACGAGGAGGTGGTGAGGGAGGAAGCCCCGTCGGGGCCAGACCCTGAAGAGGCTGCGAGGGAGGAAGCCCCTGTGAGGGAGGAAGCCCCATCGGGGCCAGACCCCAAAGAGGCTGTGAGGGAGGAAGCCCCTGTGAGGGAGGAAGCCCTGTCGGGGCCAGACCCCAAAGAGGCTGCGAGGGAGGAAGCCCCTGTGAGGGAGGAAGCCCTGTCGGGGCCAGACCCCAAAGAGGCTGTGAGGGAGGAAGCCCCTGTGAGGGAGGAAGCCCCGTCGGGGCCAGACCCCGAGG CGGTGAGGGAGGAAGCCCCTGTGAGGGAGGAAGCCCCGTCGGGGCCAGACCCTGAAGAGGCTGCGAGGGAGGAAGCCCCTGTGAGGGAGGAAGCCCCATCGGGGCCAGACCTCGAGGATGCGGTGCAGGAGGCAGCCACGGCAGCAACAGTCCCCGAGGAGGCGGCAGCGGCACCGGCGGGGGTCGAGGTGGCTCCCGAGAGCCGCGGGGAAGCGGAGGTGGCGTTGCCGGCCGGAGAGGAGGCTGACGGCGGATGCCGGTCGCCGGGCGGCCCCGACGGCGAGGACGGGGCAGAGAGGCCGGGGGCGGAGCGGGGAGCCGGTGCCCCGGCGGTGGCAGGAGCGGGGCCCGCGGCCCCGGAGGCAGGGGAAGGCGGCGCGGTGGCAGCGGGACAGCGCGGCGGGTCCCCGGGCCCCGAGGGCAGCGAGTGGGATGCGGCCGGTCCGAGCCTGAACGGCGTGCGGGGCCGGGCCGAGGACGAGGAGGACGAGACGGGCTTGCCGGCCGccctggaggaggaagaggaggatgaggagaagcaGGAACACGACATCTCCCTCTTCGTCAAG gcTGGCAGTGATGGGGAAAGTATTGGAAATTGCCCATTCTCTCAGCGTCTCTTTATGATTCTGTGGCTAAAAGGTGTCATATTTAATGTCACAACCGTGGATTTGAAAAG AAAGCCTGCTGACCTGCAGAACCTCGCCCCGGGAACAAACCCCCCCTTCATGACATTTGATGGTGAAGTGAAAACCGATGTCAATAAGATCGAGGAGTTCTTGGAAGAAAAGCTAGCTCCGCCTCG GTATCCCAAACTTGCACCAAACCACCCCGAGTCTAACTCTGCAGGAAATGATGTCTTTGCAAAATTTTCTGCGTTCATAAAGAACCCGAGAAAAGATGCTAACGAAA ATTTGGAAAAATCTTTGCTTAAAGCCCTGAGGAAGCTGGACAGCTATTTAAATAGCCCCTTGCCTGATGAAATTGATGCTTACAGCACTGAGGAGATCACTGTTTCCAGCCGGAAATTCCTGGATGGAGATGAGCTCACCTTAGCGGATTGCAACCTCCTACCAAAGCTCCATATAATCAAg gttgttgcaaaaaaatatagaaattttGATTTTCCACCTGAAATGACAGGGATTTCAAGATACTTGAACAATGCATATGCAAGAGATGAATTTACAAACACTTGTCCCGCTGATCAAGAAATTGAGTATGCGTATTTGGATGTTGCAAAGAGAATGAAGTAA